One Hermetia illucens chromosome 4, iHerIll2.2.curated.20191125, whole genome shotgun sequence DNA segment encodes these proteins:
- the LOC119654803 gene encoding larval/pupal cuticle protein H1C-like, with product MTSKFVALCTLFVAVNAGLLPAAVTTYSAAPGLPLAHAAPLVRYSPAAEVSHSYSSIAAPAALAYAAPIAKAVSYGPAAVAVSAPAVGATQESVYRSLGGTVSQYSKAVDTAFSSVRKYDTRINNNVFAPAIAKTVAYAAPAPALVAHAAPAVVAHAAPAVVAHSAPAIVSAAAPAVYSAHAPTLYSAHATPAVTAYATKALSYSPATAVAHVSYNGYGANYAW from the coding sequence ATGACATCAAAATTCGTAGCTCTTTGCACCTTGTTCGTTGCTGTCAACGCTGGACTCCTTCCTGCTGCTGTTACAACTTACTCAGCAGCTCCTGGTCTTCCTCTGGCCCATGCCGCTCCTCTCGTCAGATACTCACCAGCTGCTGAAGTTAGCCACAGCTACAGTTCAATTGCCGCTCCAGCTGCTTTGGCCTATGCTGCTCCAATTGCCAAGGCTGTATCTTATGGTCCAGCTGCCGTAGCTGTTAGTGCTCCAGCCGTCGGTGCCACCCAAGAAAGTGTATACCGCAGCTTAGGAGGTACTGTGTCCCAATACTCCAAGGCCGTTGACACCGCTTTCTCCAGCGTCCGCAAATACGACACCCGCATCAACAACAATGTCTTCGCACCAGCTATCGCCAAAACTGTTGCCTACGCTGCCCCAGCTCCAGCTCTTGTAGCTCATGCCGCTCCAGCTGTTGTAGCCCATGCCGCTCCTGCTGTTGTTGCCCATAGTGCTCCAGCTATTGTTTCCGCTGCCGCTCCAGCTGTTTACAGTGCTCACGCCCCAACGCTTTATTCTGCTCATGCCACCCCAGCTGTTACCGCCTATGCTACCAAGGCTCTATCCTACTCACCAGCCACCGCTGTTGCCCATGTGTCCTACAACGGATATGGAGCTAACTATGCCTGGTAA
- the LOC119654677 gene encoding cuticle protein 16.5-like → MLGLVGGRHFFKLCNSLATNRHQFRSLHHQVSNQNTNRTTMASKIVVVLCAFVAAANAGYLAAPVASYGAPVASYGAPVASYAAPAALHYAAAAPVVKYSPATAVSHSYSSIAAPAALTYAAPVAKAVSYAPAGVAVSAPAIGSTQQNVVRSFGGTVSQYSKAVDTAFSSVRKYDTRVSNNVYTPAIAKTLAYAAPAPAYVAHAAPAVVAHAAPAVVAHAAPVAVAHAAPAILAGAPATAYASKAVSYSPAATVAHVAFDGLGVHYGW, encoded by the exons ATGCTGGGTCTTGTCGGCGGACGACATTTCTTCAAACTTTGCAACAG TTTGGCAACGAATCGGCATCAGTTTCGATCACTTCATCATCAAGTGAGCAACCAAAACACCAACAGAACAACAATGGCATCCAAAATCGTTGTCGTCCTTTGCGCCTTCGTCGCTGCTGCCAACGCAGGATACTTAGCTGCCCCAGTTGCTTCCTATGGCGCCCCAGTTGCTTCCTATGGCGCCCCAGTTGCTTCATACGCCGCCCCAGCTGCCCTTCACTACGCTGCTGCCGCCCCCGTGGTTAAATACTCACCTGCCACTGCCGTCAGCCACTCGTACAGCTCCATTGCAGCCCCTGCTGCTTTGACCTATGCCGCCCCAGTTGCCAAGGCCGTTTCATACGCCCCTGCCGGAGTTGCTGTCAGCGCCCCTGCTATTGGATCTACCCAGCAGAATGTCGTCCGTTCTTTCGGAGGTACTGTTTCGCAATACTCCAAGGCCGTTGATACCGCTTTCTCCAGCGTCCGCAAATACGACACCCGTGTCAGCAACAATGTCTACACCCCAGCCATTGCCAAGACCTTGGCCTATGCCGCTCCAGCTCCAGCATATGTTGCCCATGCCGCTCCTGCCGTAGTCGCTCATGCCGCTCCAGCTGTTGTAGCTCATGCTGCCCCTGTTGCCGTAGCCCATGCAGCTCCAGCTATCCTTGCCGGTGCTCCAGCCACTGCCTATGCTTCCAAGGCTGTATCCTACTCACCTGCCGCCACCGTTGCTCACGTAGCCTTTGATGGATTGGGCGTCCACTACGGCTGGTAA